One part of the Saprospiraceae bacterium genome encodes these proteins:
- a CDS encoding DinB family protein yields MTKSEILHLLQDTKSFTIQCFDLSDNELNKTYGEGKWNVRQILHHLTDTEYLFAGRLKKIIAEPKQVIWAFNQDDWNKAFDYLNEPLTGKKELYSICREMNYKLIEKYYDEYNQKEFVHNETGLRTLQIEFEKVALHNKSHNVQMKIALQNQKK; encoded by the coding sequence ATGACAAAGTCCGAAATCCTTCATCTTTTACAAGACACAAAATCATTTACAATTCAATGTTTCGATTTGTCAGATAATGAATTGAATAAAACTTATGGAGAAGGGAAATGGAATGTTCGGCAAATTCTTCATCATTTAACTGACACCGAATATTTATTTGCTGGAAGACTAAAAAAAATAATTGCCGAACCCAAACAAGTGATTTGGGCTTTCAATCAAGATGATTGGAACAAGGCTTTTGATTATTTGAATGAACCTCTGACGGGCAAAAAGGAACTTTATTCAATATGCAGAGAAATGAATTACAAACTTATTGAGAAGTATTATGATGAATACAATCAAAAAGAATTTGTGCATAATGAAACAGGCTTAAGAACCTTACAGATAGAATTTGAGAAGGTTGCATTGCATAATAAATCTCACAACGTACAAATGAAAATAGCTTTACAAAACCAAAAGAAATAA
- a CDS encoding aspartate/glutamate racemase family protein, which translates to MKTLGLIGGISHHSTGVYYNLINKQVNEILGGNNAAKLLLYSVNYSDFKQLQTKNDWNGIENMLSDIAMNLENAGADCIMLCCNTAHLISGELKQKIKIPFIHIADETAIEIVKHKIKKVGLLGTRFTMENPFFIKCLSDAGIETIIPNTMERTLIHTVILDELSKGRLSHKSKEMFQIVMHNLKEQGAEAIILGCTEIGMFIKQSDCELQLFDTTTIHAKAAVDFALTYRVNADDSRNFKINSLGNISHLFRQKNIFTFQKAVDFVRQLPYGRNINKADLTTLFVEECGTCSSKHALLKQLAIEHDFNEAKLMVGLFRMNAVNTPGIKARLLQYKIEYIPEAHCYLKIYNEIIDATKSNSKSEDFVNDLIEEIEIVPHQIVHYKEAYHKKYLESWLKENNQIKFTLNELWMIREQCIQDIARTI; encoded by the coding sequence ATGAAAACTTTAGGACTTATAGGCGGCATCAGTCATCATTCAACCGGTGTTTATTACAACTTAATAAATAAACAAGTTAACGAAATATTGGGTGGTAACAATGCAGCCAAATTATTATTGTACTCAGTAAACTACAGTGATTTTAAACAACTTCAAACTAAAAATGATTGGAACGGAATTGAAAATATGTTGAGTGACATTGCAATGAATCTTGAAAATGCTGGTGCAGATTGTATAATGCTTTGTTGCAACACGGCTCATTTAATAAGTGGCGAGTTAAAACAAAAAATAAAAATTCCATTCATACATATTGCAGATGAAACAGCGATAGAAATTGTAAAACACAAGATTAAAAAAGTAGGATTGCTTGGAACAAGATTTACAATGGAGAATCCTTTCTTTATTAAATGTCTGTCGGATGCAGGGATAGAAACGATCATCCCAAATACCATGGAACGAACCTTGATTCATACGGTTATTCTGGATGAATTATCAAAAGGAAGATTATCGCATAAATCAAAGGAAATGTTTCAAATTGTAATGCATAATCTGAAGGAACAAGGAGCAGAAGCAATAATTTTGGGATGCACCGAGATTGGAATGTTTATCAAACAATCGGATTGTGAACTCCAACTATTTGACACAACAACTATTCATGCCAAAGCAGCAGTTGATTTTGCACTCACTTACCGTGTAAATGCTGACGATAGCAGGAATTTCAAAATAAATTCATTAGGAAATATCTCGCATCTATTCCGTCAAAAGAATATTTTCACCTTTCAAAAGGCTGTGGATTTTGTCCGTCAGCTTCCTTATGGTAGAAATATCAACAAAGCTGATTTAACCACATTGTTTGTAGAGGAATGCGGAACATGCAGCTCAAAACATGCTTTACTTAAACAATTGGCAATTGAACATGATTTTAATGAGGCTAAACTTATGGTGGGCCTCTTTAGAATGAATGCTGTAAATACACCTGGAATAAAGGCAAGACTTCTACAATACAAAATTGAATACATTCCCGAAGCACACTGCTATCTAAAAATTTACAATGAAATTATTGATGCAACAAAATCAAATTCAAAATCTGAAGATTTTGTTAATGATTTGATTGAAGAAATAGAAATTGTGCCGCATCAAATAGTGCATTACAAAGAGGCATATCATAAAAAATACTTGGAAAGCTGGCTTAAGGAAAATAATCAAATAAAATTTACGCTAAATGAATTGTGGATGATAAGAGAACAATGCATTCAGGACATCGCAAGAACCATTTAA
- a CDS encoding GNAT family N-acetyltransferase, which translates to MKIEVRKAKTSDFDEIHSLIKEFAAFIKTPERVLITPEQMLKDKDFFNCLIALDDRVIIGFATYFIAYYSWSGKAIYLDDLYVVPTFRGLGIGSKLFEHAIETAKAANCNKLKWQVSYWNNKAIAFYENLGATIDTVEINCELPIY; encoded by the coding sequence ATGAAAATAGAAGTTAGAAAAGCTAAAACAAGTGACTTCGATGAAATACATTCATTGATAAAAGAATTTGCTGCCTTCATAAAAACACCTGAAAGAGTTTTAATAACTCCTGAGCAGATGTTGAAGGACAAGGACTTTTTCAATTGTTTGATAGCACTTGATGATCGAGTAATTATTGGTTTTGCTACCTACTTTATAGCATATTATTCCTGGTCGGGCAAAGCCATTTATTTGGATGATTTATATGTAGTGCCAACATTTCGTGGACTTGGAATTGGCAGTAAACTGTTTGAACATGCAATTGAAACTGCAAAAGCCGCAAACTGCAATAAATTAAAATGGCAGGTATCCTATTGGAACAACAAAGCAATTGCGTTTTATGAAAACCTGGGGGCAACAATTGATACTGTTGAGATAAATTGTGAGTTACCTATTTACTAA